The following proteins come from a genomic window of Pseudomonas putida:
- a CDS encoding amino acid adenylation domain-containing protein — MPDLRPNPTLCLEYRAEQPIHHAFIKQADRCPAAIAIIGQHTICSYSQLEQISAGIAAFLVKNAASGTDRVVIVTHRSAALVYAMLGCLRAGLAFTVADAAYPAARIEQIVSTLKPAVVLRCAEATVDVGQPMVVTVPEAPAEALLAFPRQPVALPAVSPEQAAYITFTSGSTGEPKGIVTHHAPLVHFIDWHVRQHGFTQADTFSLLSGLGHDPVYRDVFTPLSLGATIACPAQSTLTDPSRLASWLHQHGVSVIHLTPPLGKLIETGAHLNGQVLDHLRYLFWGGDALSPTQYQQVRAIAPNAINVNFYGTTETPQAMAFHTLDPEMDNARVPLGKGIADAQLLVINPDNQLVSEGETGEILIRSPYLSRGYWGDPGLTEAKFIANPFTADAADRCYRTGDLGTYLADGSASFLGRADSQVKIRGHRIELAEIENAICRHPHIGQCVVLANHDSASTRLVAYCVAQQPTRADELRQTLAGQLPDYMVPALFVFLDTLPLTPNGKVDKRALPAAFDDSINLPLSPLAEKLSTAWARILQVPRLDARLSFVELGGDSLSFVQASRVLEALIGHLPERWETLPVCQLAELSTPPKGTWRVMEMPVFIRMLAIILIVVGHLGEFDHWMIVGETSVLFLVSGIALARFQLKAIETRGDARTLLTSLAAIVVPTLLYTALIQLVFDRLHWQSLLLVSNWFPASEVSLFNYWYIEVLVQMIVIISLVLSIRRVRQVLLADPFRWLIIAACALVALDVFLNQFVFDASALLNRVPQHFLAVMVLGMAVHHADTASRKWVASVVAVLVVGELDLMAVAHVGWQALTHYVDIALPAILALVWFRSVPVPALVARAGTVIASSTLYIYLTHFQFESVAEHVFRHPLFEVALALAGGVLVSYCWNTLLRLLFTRRRKQHQAPEADPAERVTSA; from the coding sequence ATGCCGGACCTGCGCCCGAATCCAACGCTGTGCCTGGAGTACCGTGCCGAACAACCCATTCACCACGCCTTCATCAAGCAGGCCGACCGCTGCCCGGCGGCCATTGCCATCATTGGCCAGCACACAATCTGCAGCTATTCCCAACTGGAGCAGATCAGCGCGGGCATTGCCGCGTTTCTGGTTAAAAACGCCGCCAGCGGTACCGATCGTGTAGTCATCGTCACCCACCGCAGCGCCGCCCTGGTGTACGCCATGCTCGGCTGCCTGCGTGCCGGCCTGGCCTTCACTGTGGCTGACGCCGCTTACCCTGCCGCGCGTATCGAGCAAATCGTCAGCACCCTGAAGCCTGCGGTGGTCCTGCGCTGTGCCGAGGCAACCGTCGACGTCGGCCAACCCATGGTCGTCACGGTGCCTGAAGCCCCCGCTGAAGCGCTGCTGGCCTTCCCTCGCCAACCTGTCGCGCTGCCTGCTGTCAGCCCTGAGCAGGCGGCCTACATCACCTTCACCTCGGGCAGCACCGGTGAACCCAAGGGCATCGTTACCCACCACGCACCGCTGGTGCACTTCATCGACTGGCATGTGCGCCAGCACGGCTTTACCCAGGCCGACACCTTCTCGCTGCTTTCTGGCCTGGGCCACGACCCGGTATACCGGGACGTGTTCACGCCACTGTCGCTTGGCGCGACCATTGCCTGCCCGGCGCAGTCGACCCTGACCGACCCCTCACGGCTAGCCAGCTGGCTTCACCAGCACGGTGTGAGCGTGATCCATCTCACCCCGCCGCTGGGCAAGCTGATCGAAACTGGCGCACACCTGAACGGCCAGGTTCTCGACCACCTGCGCTACCTGTTCTGGGGTGGCGATGCACTCAGCCCGACGCAGTACCAGCAGGTCCGCGCCATCGCACCGAATGCCATCAATGTGAACTTCTACGGCACCACCGAAACCCCACAGGCCATGGCTTTCCACACCCTCGACCCGGAAATGGATAATGCCCGGGTGCCCCTGGGCAAAGGCATTGCCGATGCACAATTGCTGGTGATAAACCCAGACAACCAGCTGGTCAGCGAGGGCGAGACAGGCGAAATCCTGATCCGCAGCCCCTATCTGTCACGGGGTTACTGGGGCGACCCAGGGCTGACCGAAGCCAAATTCATCGCCAACCCGTTCACCGCTGACGCGGCCGACCGCTGTTATCGCACGGGCGATCTAGGCACCTACCTGGCCGATGGCAGCGCCAGTTTTCTGGGGCGCGCTGACAGCCAGGTGAAGATCCGTGGGCATCGCATCGAGCTGGCGGAAATCGAGAACGCCATCTGCCGTCACCCGCACATAGGGCAATGCGTGGTCCTGGCCAACCACGACAGTGCATCGACCCGGCTGGTTGCCTATTGCGTCGCACAGCAGCCCACCCGAGCTGACGAACTGCGCCAGACGCTCGCCGGCCAGCTGCCTGACTACATGGTACCGGCGCTGTTCGTGTTCCTTGATACCCTGCCGCTCACCCCCAACGGCAAGGTCGACAAACGCGCGCTGCCTGCTGCATTTGACGACAGTATCAACCTACCCTTGTCACCCCTGGCCGAAAAGCTGAGTACAGCCTGGGCACGCATCCTCCAGGTGCCGCGCCTGGACGCCAGGTTGAGCTTTGTCGAGCTGGGCGGCGACTCGCTGTCGTTTGTGCAGGCCTCGCGCGTGCTCGAGGCGCTCATCGGCCACCTGCCTGAACGTTGGGAAACCCTGCCGGTGTGCCAGCTGGCCGAGCTGAGTACGCCGCCCAAGGGCACGTGGCGGGTAATGGAAATGCCGGTGTTCATACGCATGCTCGCCATCATCCTGATTGTGGTCGGCCACCTGGGCGAGTTCGACCACTGGATGATCGTCGGCGAAACCTCGGTGCTGTTCCTGGTCTCTGGCATCGCCCTGGCGCGCTTTCAGCTCAAGGCCATCGAAACGCGCGGTGATGCACGCACGCTGCTCACGTCACTGGCAGCCATCGTGGTGCCAACACTGCTGTACACCGCATTGATCCAGCTGGTATTCGACCGCCTGCACTGGCAATCGCTGCTGCTGGTTTCCAACTGGTTCCCCGCCAGCGAGGTCAGCCTGTTCAACTATTGGTACATCGAAGTGTTGGTGCAGATGATCGTGATCATTAGCCTGGTGCTGTCGATCAGGCGCGTGCGCCAGGTGCTGCTTGCCGACCCGTTTCGCTGGCTGATCATCGCTGCCTGTGCACTGGTGGCGCTGGATGTGTTCCTCAACCAGTTCGTATTCGATGCCAGTGCCCTGCTCAACCGGGTTCCTCAGCACTTCCTGGCGGTGATGGTGCTGGGCATGGCCGTGCACCATGCCGATACGGCCTCACGCAAATGGGTGGCCAGTGTGGTGGCCGTGCTGGTGGTGGGTGAGCTGGACCTGATGGCGGTTGCCCATGTTGGCTGGCAAGCCTTGACACACTATGTCGACATCGCCCTGCCAGCGATACTGGCGCTTGTCTGGTTCCGCTCGGTGCCAGTGCCCGCCCTGGTTGCACGGGCAGGTACGGTGATCGCTTCGTCAACCTTGTATATTTACTTGACGCATTTCCAATTCGAATCGGTAGCGGAGCATGTTTTCAGGCACCCGCTGT